AGTCGATTCAGCCATTTTAAATTTGAAGATTTTAAAGAAACTTCTTGAGTGTGCGCACGAGATATGGCATATTTCTGTTATAGTGGACGAAGTTTTAAGCAAACCACTGAAGTTTTAGAGCCTCGCATTTGCGGGGTTTTGTTTTGAGTATAAAATTATATGAAAAAAATAATCTTTCTTTTAATGCTTATTCCTTCATTTGCTCATGCAGATTATTGTGAAAAAATTGCTCAACTACATGTACTTACGGGATTTTGGAAAATTGATGGCGTGTCAAAAGAAATAGCGCTAAAAAGAGTAAAAGGTTTAGAAGTTTTATATACGGATATAAAGACGGATAAAAACCTAACGAAAGAGTTCACTGAAATAGTGGAAGATACATATAATGATGATTATTATAAAAGTAATGAACAGGATATTTCACAATATACGTCTAATATGACTTATGAATATGCAGTTTTATTAGCGACTTGTTTGGTTGATAATCCTGAATAAACTTGTAGAAACATAGTTTTAAGGCGCTTAGGCGTCTTTTTTACGCCTATATTTTAAAAGGTGCATGTGCTATTCATGTGTGAATAATTGAGGATTGACTCATGAAAAAGTTAGCTTCGGCAACATGGATTTGTGACGCTGTGTAATCTAATTACATAGCTATAAGCGCAAAGGGTGTGATGCGAAACTAGTCGTATAAATCGGTTTGAATCCAATGTGATTTCGTCACACATTGAGTTAGCCTCAGAGCCTTAAATTGTGGGTGACTCCCCGACCAAAAGAGACTGAAAGACACAAAGCGTATCAATAGCTAACTTTGAGAAGCAGTAGTGTTGAGTAGCGGTAGATCAGTTGCCGAGCTGATCAGTATCGAAATTAAAGGCAGGATGTGGCAGATTGCCATGTCCTTTTTAATACGCCATTAGCTCAGTGGATAGAGCATCCGCCTTCTAAGTGGATGGTCACAGGTTCGAATCCTGTATGGCGTGCCATATTTTTACTCAACATAAATAAGATAAGTAGTTTTGGATAATGTAATAGTTTTGAATAGTGTATTTTTTTATAAAAAACATATACTTGTAACTACATTCTGGCTTGAATAATGTTTGTGAATAGCTTATCGTTTAATCTAATTTTTAATTAGGATTAAGATATGGGATTTCAAACTGAAGTAAAAATGAATCCACCACTAGGAAAGCAGCCTGCGCACTTGATAAGTTATTTTGCAGATAATGTTGCTTTTACGACTTATGTGAAATCTAGTCAAATTACCAATAGGGATGGTGCTATAGACAAGGATGAGGTTACTCAAATCCTTTTAGATAAACACCCAATTGGAACTGAAATACTTTTTTATAGTGTTTCAGATATTGGATTACAAGATGTGCTTTAGTTAAATATATCAACCCTCTTTGGAGGGTTTCTTTTTGCCCACATCAAGGTGACATCATGTACGGGTGATGTAGCACGACAGTATTTAACATCCAAGCAGGCTGTAGGGCTTGACAATTCATTACAGTTAGGCATTGACAGGAATGGTCATAGTGCATATAGTTGTGAATAAGCCTAATATCAAATGATCAATTGGGCTTTTTTATCACTATTATTTGGAGGTATTTATGGCTATGTTCATGAATTATATTAATAAAGATAAAGCTATTGCATCAAATACTTGTGCTTTCGAGGGTTGGGATGGGTAACACCCTAACTTCACAGAATACCAAAAGCAGAATAACGTTTTTTTTAGCGTTATCTGCTTTTTTAATATCTATGTTCTTAATCTCGGATGATGTTTTATCTTACTTAGATTTGGGTGGGTGGAAAATTAGTGATTGGCTAGTTTTTTCGCAACTAATAGTGTTTGCCATTTCGGCTTATATAGCATACACAACAATCCATTCTTCAAAAGAAACATCAAGAGAAAGAGCTACTTTAGATACTATTTTGGATGATAATAAAGATGAGACTATTTTTCATTCAAAGATGGTTGTTCTTAGGTTTAATGAGAATCCTAAACAATATTATGCTTTATTGAGCGATAGTGAGAGTACTAGAGAGCATCTAGCTTCACTCCTGAGTGTTAAGGAAAGTGCCTTAACTAAAAATGAAGCAGAAGTTAGGATGCACTTGTTGAAAGTACTAAATCGTTATGAATTTTATGCTATTGGCATAAATAAAAATCTTTTAGACGAGGAAATGTTTAAAAGAATGTATTGCTCAACAATGCTTAAATTTTGGGGTATTTGCAATGGAGCTGTTTCTGAATTAAGAGAGGCTGCGAAAAAGGATACTTTATTTAAAGAATTCGAGTGTTTAGCTAATCGCTGGAAAGCAAATCCTCTTAAATCAGAAGATATCAAGTAAACCACCTTCGGGTGGTTTATTTTATGGGGTAAAAGTATGGAGACTTCCGAATACACCGCACTTACCAAGAAGCAACCATTAAAGCCTAAATCCAAAACTCGCCCATTACCCAAAGCAACACAAAAATATTTAGAAGCTGAAGAAACCCTATTCCAAGAACTAGAAGAAAATAACATTGGTTATCGAAGAAAATTTCAATTTGAGCCCACGAAAAATTGGCGATTTGATTTCTATATTGTGAAGCTCAATCTTCTTATTGAAATTGTGGGTAGCTCATGGTCAGTGGGCCGTGGTGGTAAGAAGATTGCAAACGCATTTAATAAATATGAACTCGCTGAAAACATGGGTTATACGATTGAACGATTTGAACCACATGCAGTTGAGTCAGGTTCTGTAATTCGTTGGATTAAAGGGAAATTGGAGAGATTTGAAGAAGAGGGAACTCATTTTCAGCAGCTTAAATAATCTACTTTGTTGACACTTGACAACACTAGCGTATAATAATAAGCATTCTCTAAGGATAAGACATGAAAAAACATCCAAATAAGCATATCCGAGAAGCGATTGAATATGCAGTTGAGAATGGATGGGATATTGTTGAAACGGGTAAATCAGGACATGCATTTTGTAGATTAAAATGCATATTGGGGCATACTGAACATCAAATGAGTGTTTGGAGTACGCCGAAAGATCCTGAAACGCATGCTAAACAAATCCTGCGTAAAGTGAAGCAATGTAATGGAGATGAACAATGAATACTTATCATTTTACCATTGTGGTACGTGATGCTCGTTCAGATCTTGCAGATTTAGAAGATCGCTTTTTTGAAGCAGGCTGTGATGACGCATTGCTATGTAGCTACAATGATACAGTTTATTTAGAATTTGATCGTGAAGCTGCTGATGCAGTAACAGCAATACGCTCAGCATTAAATGATATTCGTAAATTAGGCTATCAAGATTTAATTGTTGAAGAGCAAGGTTTTTCTACCTTATCGGAAATGGCAGAACGTGCGAGCTTAAGTCGCCAAGTATTATCACTGTATGCATTAAATAAGCGTGGGGATGGGAATTTCCCAAAACCAATGTATGGACTATCTTCAAAGTCAGCGATGTATTCATGGCCAGAAGTGGCAACTTGGTTATTTAATCAAGGGAAATTAGATAAAGCACATTATGAAGTGGCAAGTGCCTTGGTTTAAAAAGTGAAGTGATTGATTAAAACCCACATTGTATGTGGGTTTTTTATTGGGTGAAATATGCAACAAATCAGACCATTCCCACCAGCTGAATTGATTGATCAGGCTGAGGGAGAAGAAAGCATTCGTATAGCACCCGCTGTAGATCTAAAAGCTTGGGTTGTGGCAAATTTCCTGACTATTGGTGGTGCGTTACATAATCCTGACCATGACCACATTGCTGAGCTACTTCATGACAATGACGAGTTTCTAGCATTTGCTTGGGCATCATCTGCGGCTCAATCTAAAAAACGTATGGTGTTAGGTCAATGTGAAAAGGTGATGTTCAACGTTGGCGGTTGGAAGAAAGCACGACAAGAACAACAGATGCGGGATTGGTTTGGCTTTGTACCGACGTATTTAATTACGATCGATGCGAGTTATTGTGAAAACACCAATGACCGTAATTTTTGCGCGTTATTAGATCATGAGCTTTATCACATTGGTGTAGAACGCGATGAAGATGGTGAAATGCTGTATAGCGATATGACAGGTTTACCTAAACATTATTTGGCAGGTCATGATGTTGAAGAGTTCTTTGGCGTGGTCAAACGTTGGGGAGCGAATGAATCAGTTAAGCGTTTGGTCGAAATCACAAAGAATACGCCGTTTGTTCCTGATGTTGATATTTCTAAGTGTTGTGGGACGTGTGTGATTTGAGCCTAAGGGCTCTTTTTTTGGTTATTTACGTTGACGTACGTTGACAGGTGGATATTTATGGCAGCCCTCAGAAAAGAGGTGAAACTCTTTATTGTTCGGTCACTTGCGCAGTTTAATACCCCTGAAGAAACAGCAAAGCTCGTCAACGAAGAATATAAAAACTTAAATGTTTCTCGACAACAGTGTGAGCGTTACGATCCAACCAAAAGAGCAGGTAAAGATTTAAGCGAAGAGTTTAAAAAAGAATTTGAAATAACGCGTTCGGAGTTTTTAGGTAAACCCGAACATATTCCAATCGCAAATCTAGTTGTTCGACTGCAGCGTTACGAAAATATGTTTTTAGCTACAAAGAACAATGTTCTTCGATTAAAAATTCAAGAACAAGCAGCTAAAGACATCGGTGGTCAATACACCAACCGAACAGAAGTGACGGGTGAAAATGGCGGACCTATTCAAAATGAGAACGTGACCTATGTGACTGCAACCAAAGAAGATGTAAGGCGGGCGATTGATGAACTCGAGAGTGAATACTGATCCCGTAAAATTAGAAGTTGAGCGTACCAAGTGTGAAGATGAACACCTGTTCTTCACACGCCGTTTCTTTAAACCTCGTATGGGTTTTAAATTTACAGTGAATTGGCATCATGCTTATGTGGCATGGCTTATCGATGAAGTTGTTAAAGGTAATATTGCCAATATTGTGATTAATGTCCCACCAGGTGCGGGTAAAACAGAACTAACAACAAATTTAATTGCACGTGGTATAGGTTTAAATCCACGTTCTCGATTTTTATACTTATCTTTTTCTCAGTCACTCGTAGAGGATGTGTCTGCAACTGCACGAAATATTGTGAAATCTGAGGATTTCCAAAATCTTTGGTCGACTGATATTTCTACAAGTACAGATGCAAAAGCGAGCTGGAAGACCACGGTGGATGGTTATGAAGCAGGGCATGTATATGCAGCTTCTATGGGTGGTCAGGTTACAGGTCGCCGTGCGGGTACTTTAGCTGATGATGGTTTCACAGGATGCATTATCCTTGATGACCCTTTAAAGCCCGAGGATGCGTTTAGTAAGCCTGCGCGTGATAAGGCGAATCGTAAGATTTTAAACACCGTGAACTCGCGTAAAGCTAAATCAGATACCCCGATTATCATGATTATGCAGCGTTTGCATGTTGAGGATCCAACCAACTTTGTTATTACTGGAAATGTGCCGGGTGAATGGGAGCATGTTTCAATCCCTGCACTAATTGATGATGCTTTTATTGAAACCTTGCCAGAAGAGATCAAAAAGCTTGTACCTCTTAATGTGGAGCGTGATGAGCAAGGGCGGCAAAGCTATTGGCCAAAGAAAGAATCCTTAAAATCATTATTGCAACTTGAAAAAGGTGGCAAGGATAAAGATGGTGCAACAGTCTCGCGTTATACGTTCAACAGTCAGTATCAACAAAAACCAAAGAAACTTGGTGGGGATCTGATTAAAGGCGAATGGTTTGGTCGATATAAAGACTTACCTGAGTTGCAATGGCGAGCAGTATTTGTCGACACGGCACAAAAGACTAAAGAGCATAACGACTGGTCTGTGTTTATGTTGGCTGGTCTGGGTGTAGATGGGAAGCTCTACATTATTGATGTTTTGCGAGGAAAGTGGACTGCACCTGAGCTTAATCAACAAGCAAAGAACTTTTTAGATAAGCATAAAGAGTACACATGGGAATTAAAGCCTATTCGCTATATGAAAGTAGAGGACAAGGCAGCAGGTACTCAGCTTATTCAAACACTAGGCACATATAGTGGAATTCAGGTTGTGCCAGTTCAGCGAAATATCGACAAATTAACGCATTTAATGGATGTGCAGCCGCATATTGAAAATGGTTATGAAATGCGTCCTGAAGATCGCTTTGTCATGCTGCCAATTAATACGCCGTGGGTTGCGCCATTTTTAGAAGAATGTGAAGCACTTGTGGCAAATATGACGCACGACCATGATGACCAAGTGGACACATTGATGGATGCGGTTGATGAGGCTGTGGTATTGCAAAACTACAATGAACCAGAGACAGGTTAAATATGGCTAAGAAACAAAAAACAGTGATTAGTAATAATCCTGAAGCTGGCGGATTGTATTCACATGAAGCTGAGAGTGCTTTAATTTCATACTTAATGAGTAATAAAGCGCCCGATATTGATGATGTGTTGCGCAAAGCAGGTGTGCCGCGTTACAAGTTGCGTGTTCTACTTTCAGATGATGATATTTATCAGTGTGTCGAAAAGAGACAAGATAAGCTTGAGGCAGCGCCGTTTCGGATTGAACCTGCTGACACAACAGAGTCAATCATTATTAATGAACAGATTCGGAAATGGTGGTCCAAGATCGTTATTGGTACTCAGAACGCGCGTTGGTTTGGTTATTCAGTGTTTGAGGCTGTCTATTCAAAAATTCCCATGTATCACGCAGACACAAATACAACTTATTTGGGGTGGGAGTGGTTAGGTGAAAAGCCAATGCAGTGGTTTGAGCCTAAAAATGACGGACGTTTATTGTATCGTCAGGATGGAATGGCTCAACCTATTGAGGTTGATCAGCGCTTAAAGTTCTTTCTAACTCAATGCAAAGCAACCTATGAACAGCCATATGGTGAAGCACTTCTAAGCCGCTTATATTGGGTGTGGTTTTTTAAGACAAAAGCATTTAAGTTTTGGGCTAAATTTGTTGAGCGATTTGGTAACCCTTTGCTCAAAGGTAAATCCATCGATAATAAAAAGATGAAGCAAGCATTATTAGATGCGCACGCTTTATCTGTAATTGCGATTGATCGCCTAGATGAAGTAGAGATGGTTTCTGCATCAGGCAATCAAGGTGGTAGCGCAGCATTTGAAGCTTTTGATCGAACGCTTGAAAAACGCATTCAAAAAGTAATTTTGGGTGGAACACTCACCAGTGGTACAGATGGTGGTGGATCTCGCGCATTAGGAGATGTGCATTTAGAGGTTGAGAGAAATAAACTGGGCGCTGATATTCGAATGATCGTGCCAACCATTCAAAACATCATTAATGCATTATGTGACATTAATGGATGGAAATCACATCGCATCATCATTGGTGAAGAAAAGTCACTTGATGAGAAAAAAGCAGATCGTGATGTGAAGTTAAAAAACGCTGGTGCTAACCTCACACCACAATACTTCCAACGTGAATATGGTTTGCAAGATGGGGATGTGGCTGAGCCTGTATCGATGCCACAGACCCAATTTCATGCATTACCAAGACATGCTTTTAGTTTTAAATCGCAAGTCCAAAACCTTAAGCCTGAACAAGTAGAGCTTGAGAAGGTTGCAAATAATCAACCTAAGGTTTTACTGAATGAATCGGATCTAGAACAAATTATTGCAGATTCAAAAGACTCAGATGAATTGGTGAACAAGCTTTATTCTGTGACTAAAGGCGCATCTGTTGATGAGTTTGAAGTGATCATGGCTAAGGCACTATATATGGCTGATGTTATGGGGTATGTGCAT
The DNA window shown above is from Acinetobacter piscicola and carries:
- a CDS encoding XRE family transcriptional regulator; amino-acid sequence: MNTYHFTIVVRDARSDLADLEDRFFEAGCDDALLCSYNDTVYLEFDREAADAVTAIRSALNDIRKLGYQDLIVEEQGFSTLSEMAERASLSRQVLSLYALNKRGDGNFPKPMYGLSSKSAMYSWPEVATWLFNQGKLDKAHYEVASALV
- a CDS encoding DUF2280 domain-containing protein produces the protein MAALRKEVKLFIVRSLAQFNTPEETAKLVNEEYKNLNVSRQQCERYDPTKRAGKDLSEEFKKEFEITRSEFLGKPEHIPIANLVVRLQRYENMFLATKNNVLRLKIQEQAAKDIGGQYTNRTEVTGENGGPIQNENVTYVTATKEDVRRAIDELESEY
- a CDS encoding DUF935 family protein, which translates into the protein MAKKQKTVISNNPEAGGLYSHEAESALISYLMSNKAPDIDDVLRKAGVPRYKLRVLLSDDDIYQCVEKRQDKLEAAPFRIEPADTTESIIINEQIRKWWSKIVIGTQNARWFGYSVFEAVYSKIPMYHADTNTTYLGWEWLGEKPMQWFEPKNDGRLLYRQDGMAQPIEVDQRLKFFLTQCKATYEQPYGEALLSRLYWVWFFKTKAFKFWAKFVERFGNPLLKGKSIDNKKMKQALLDAHALSVIAIDRLDEVEMVSASGNQGGSAAFEAFDRTLEKRIQKVILGGTLTSGTDGGGSRALGDVHLEVERNKLGADIRMIVPTIQNIINALCDINGWKSHRIIIGEEKSLDEKKADRDVKLKNAGANLTPQYFQREYGLQDGDVAEPVSMPQTQFHALPRHAFSFKSQVQNLKPEQVELEKVANNQPKVLLNESDLEQIIADSKDSDELVNKLYSVTKGASVDEFEVIMAKALYMADVMGYVHAQQGK
- a CDS encoding putative metallopeptidase, translated to MQQIRPFPPAELIDQAEGEESIRIAPAVDLKAWVVANFLTIGGALHNPDHDHIAELLHDNDEFLAFAWASSAAQSKKRMVLGQCEKVMFNVGGWKKARQEQQMRDWFGFVPTYLITIDASYCENTNDRNFCALLDHELYHIGVERDEDGEMLYSDMTGLPKHYLAGHDVEEFFGVVKRWGANESVKRLVEITKNTPFVPDVDISKCCGTCVI
- a CDS encoding DUF4760 domain-containing protein, translated to MGNTLTSQNTKSRITFFLALSAFLISMFLISDDVLSYLDLGGWKISDWLVFSQLIVFAISAYIAYTTIHSSKETSRERATLDTILDDNKDETIFHSKMVVLRFNENPKQYYALLSDSESTREHLASLLSVKESALTKNEAEVRMHLLKVLNRYEFYAIGINKNLLDEEMFKRMYCSTMLKFWGICNGAVSELREAAKKDTLFKEFECLANRWKANPLKSEDIK
- the terL gene encoding phage terminase large subunit, with the protein product MNSRVNTDPVKLEVERTKCEDEHLFFTRRFFKPRMGFKFTVNWHHAYVAWLIDEVVKGNIANIVINVPPGAGKTELTTNLIARGIGLNPRSRFLYLSFSQSLVEDVSATARNIVKSEDFQNLWSTDISTSTDAKASWKTTVDGYEAGHVYAASMGGQVTGRRAGTLADDGFTGCIILDDPLKPEDAFSKPARDKANRKILNTVNSRKAKSDTPIIMIMQRLHVEDPTNFVITGNVPGEWEHVSIPALIDDAFIETLPEEIKKLVPLNVERDEQGRQSYWPKKESLKSLLQLEKGGKDKDGATVSRYTFNSQYQQKPKKLGGDLIKGEWFGRYKDLPELQWRAVFVDTAQKTKEHNDWSVFMLAGLGVDGKLYIIDVLRGKWTAPELNQQAKNFLDKHKEYTWELKPIRYMKVEDKAAGTQLIQTLGTYSGIQVVPVQRNIDKLTHLMDVQPHIENGYEMRPEDRFVMLPINTPWVAPFLEECEALVANMTHDHDDQVDTLMDAVDEAVVLQNYNEPETG